In Blastopirellula sp. J2-11, a single genomic region encodes these proteins:
- a CDS encoding SMP-30/gluconolactonase/LRE family protein translates to MSITRITFALLGMLALLISPVAAETPKSIGKIQRLDPAIDQLIPADAVIEVLADGFDWSEGPVWVPQGEYLLFSDIPPNRMMKWKAGEGVSVFMEPSGYTGKTPFTGKEPGTNGLVLDAAGNLTACCHGDRNLVKFVDGERIVLADKYDGKRLNSPNDLTIHSSGDIYFTDPPYGLPKNFDDPGRELPWCGVYRLKKDGQVELLTSKQTRPNGIALSPDEKTLYVAQSDPAAATITQYPVNADGSIGEGKILFDATDLVGKMPGLPDGMAIDASGNIWATSPGGVYIFTPAGKQLGLLNTGEKTANCTFGDDGYLYLTVDMYLCRVKTKTTSAK, encoded by the coding sequence ATGTCGATTACGCGCATTACTTTTGCCCTGCTGGGAATGCTAGCTCTACTTATTTCGCCTGTGGCGGCGGAAACGCCCAAATCGATCGGCAAGATTCAGCGTCTCGATCCGGCGATCGACCAACTGATTCCGGCCGACGCGGTGATTGAGGTCTTGGCCGACGGTTTTGATTGGAGCGAAGGGCCGGTCTGGGTTCCGCAAGGAGAATACTTGCTGTTTAGCGATATTCCCCCCAACCGCATGATGAAGTGGAAAGCGGGAGAAGGGGTCAGCGTTTTCATGGAGCCGAGCGGCTATACCGGCAAGACGCCGTTCACCGGCAAAGAGCCTGGTACGAACGGTCTGGTGCTCGACGCTGCGGGGAATTTGACCGCTTGTTGCCATGGCGATCGCAACCTGGTGAAGTTTGTCGACGGCGAGCGGATTGTCTTGGCCGACAAGTATGATGGCAAACGACTCAACAGCCCGAACGATCTTACGATCCACAGTAGCGGCGACATCTACTTTACCGATCCGCCGTATGGATTGCCGAAAAACTTTGACGATCCTGGTCGCGAACTGCCATGGTGCGGCGTCTATCGTTTGAAGAAAGATGGCCAGGTCGAACTGCTCACCAGCAAGCAGACGCGTCCCAACGGCATCGCGCTGTCGCCAGATGAAAAGACGTTGTACGTCGCTCAAAGCGACCCCGCCGCGGCGACCATCACGCAGTATCCGGTCAACGCCGATGGCAGCATCGGCGAAGGGAAAATCTTGTTTGACGCGACCGACCTGGTTGGCAAAATGCCGGGCTTGCCGGATGGAATGGCGATTGACGCGTCTGGCAACATCTGGGCGACCAGCCCCGGCGGCGTCTATATCTTTACGCCGGCAGGGAAGCAGCTCGGTCTGCTTAATACCGGCGAAAAAACCGCCAACTGCACCTTTGGCGACGACGGTTATTTGTATCTCACCGTGGATATGTATTTGTGCCGCGTGAAGACGAAGACAACGTCCGCAAAGTAG
- a CDS encoding carbon-nitrogen hydrolase — MTMPAKAPDKVNVAVVQMTCSTVKQENVDKAVARIAEAAKLGANIVCLQELFAGQYPCQEEDHLKFQEAEPIPGPTSQAIQAAAAQHGVVVVASLFEKRAEGLYHNTAAVFDADGTQLGIYRKMHIPDDPHYYEKFYFTPGDLGFRSFQTKYGRIGVCICWDQWFPEAARLTALTGAQMLFYPTAIGWLVDEKEEYGPAQVSAWETMMRSHSIANGVFVCAPNRVGLEGTIEFWGHSFVSDPNGNLLKVGSHDQEEILLVECNLAQLDFARTHWPFLRDRRVDAYSGLTKLYLDEGAH, encoded by the coding sequence ATGACCATGCCCGCCAAAGCGCCTGATAAAGTAAACGTCGCCGTCGTGCAAATGACCTGCTCGACCGTCAAGCAAGAGAACGTCGACAAGGCCGTTGCGCGGATCGCCGAAGCGGCCAAACTGGGCGCCAATATCGTCTGCTTGCAAGAGCTGTTCGCCGGGCAATATCCTTGCCAGGAAGAAGATCACCTGAAGTTTCAGGAGGCCGAGCCGATCCCGGGCCCAACCAGTCAGGCGATTCAAGCCGCCGCCGCCCAACATGGGGTCGTGGTCGTCGCGTCATTGTTCGAGAAGCGGGCCGAAGGTCTTTACCACAACACGGCCGCTGTCTTTGACGCCGACGGGACGCAGTTGGGGATCTATCGCAAGATGCACATCCCAGACGATCCCCACTACTACGAGAAGTTTTACTTCACGCCGGGCGATCTCGGTTTTCGCTCGTTCCAAACCAAGTACGGCCGCATCGGCGTCTGCATCTGCTGGGATCAATGGTTCCCGGAAGCGGCTCGCTTGACCGCGCTGACCGGCGCCCAGATGCTCTTCTATCCCACGGCGATCGGCTGGCTGGTCGATGAGAAAGAAGAGTATGGCCCAGCCCAAGTCTCGGCATGGGAAACGATGATGCGCAGCCATTCGATCGCCAACGGCGTATTTGTCTGTGCACCGAATCGCGTCGGCCTGGAAGGAACGATTGAGTTCTGGGGACACTCGTTCGTCAGCGATCCGAACGGCAATCTGTTGAAAGTCGGCTCGCACGATCAGGAAGAAATATTGCTGGTCGAGTGCAACTTGGCGCAGCTCGACTTTGCCCGCACGCATTGGCCCTTTCTGCGCGATCGCCGGGTCGACGCCTACAGCGGCCTCACCAAGCTCTACCTTGACGAAGGCGCGCACTAA
- a CDS encoding tetratricopeptide repeat protein, which produces MSELDDALYEQVTELSQAGNVLFDAGDLDAANEKFDAAWELLPQPPTQWEAALWLLAAKADIHFAREQYAEAAAVLTRAAMCPDGLGNPILHLRMGQAQFELGDKSRAGNEFTMAYMTAGADIFEDEDPKYLDYLKTILQPPVGQDTL; this is translated from the coding sequence ATGTCTGAACTGGATGACGCACTCTACGAACAGGTCACCGAGCTGAGCCAAGCGGGGAACGTGCTGTTTGACGCCGGCGATTTGGACGCGGCGAACGAAAAATTTGACGCTGCTTGGGAGTTGCTGCCGCAACCCCCAACGCAGTGGGAAGCGGCGCTCTGGCTGCTAGCGGCGAAGGCCGACATTCATTTTGCCCGCGAGCAGTACGCCGAAGCGGCCGCGGTGCTGACGCGAGCCGCGATGTGTCCGGACGGGCTGGGGAATCCGATTCTCCATTTGCGGATGGGGCAAGCTCAGTTTGAGCTTGGCGATAAGTCCCGCGCCGGCAACGAGTTTACGATGGCGTACATGACCGCTGGCGCCGATATATTTGAAGACGAGGACCCCAAGTACCTCGATTACCTGAAAACGATCTTGCAACCGCCAGTCGGACAAGACACGCTGTAA
- a CDS encoding sulfatase: protein MIQPTLRSCSRSVVLPALLVAGLFACFCDPALSADEPPPNIVLFFVDNLGTGDIGCYGSQLHRTPHIDRLAAEGAKFTSFYVASGVCTPSRAALLTGCYPLRVDMHESGEGGAVLRPLDTKGLNPAETTIAEVVQSAGYATGVFGKWHLGDQPEFLPTRQGFDTFFGIPYSDDMTKDLRPQLWPELPLMRNEQVIEAPVDRDYLVKRCTEEAIQFIEQNKDRPFFVYIPHTMPGSTKRPFSSPAFQGKSKNGPYGDSVEELDWSTGQVMATLKRLNLDENTLVIWTSDNGAPRRNPPQGSNLPYQGDGYNTSEGAMRMPCLMRWPKRIIAGRTTDAVCSTMDLLPTIAKLVGAPLPENDIDGHEISRIAFARPEFGQESVDSPWDEQGFAFYYMDQLQAIRAGRWKLYLPLDPKTGLRLPPAASKEGKVALYDVRNDVHEDREVAAEHPDVVAHLTELAAQIRREIGDVRQVGTGRREAGKVEDPQPLIKP, encoded by the coding sequence ATGATCCAACCTACGCTCCGTTCCTGCTCACGCAGCGTCGTTTTGCCCGCGCTGTTGGTCGCCGGATTGTTCGCCTGTTTCTGTGATCCGGCGCTTAGCGCCGACGAGCCGCCGCCGAACATTGTCCTGTTCTTTGTCGATAACCTGGGGACCGGCGACATCGGCTGCTACGGCTCGCAGCTTCATCGCACGCCGCACATCGATCGGCTGGCGGCGGAAGGCGCCAAGTTCACCAGCTTTTATGTCGCCAGCGGCGTTTGTACGCCGAGTCGTGCGGCGCTGCTGACTGGTTGTTACCCGCTGCGGGTCGATATGCACGAAAGCGGCGAAGGGGGCGCCGTGCTGCGACCGCTCGACACCAAGGGGCTGAATCCGGCGGAAACGACAATCGCCGAAGTGGTTCAGTCGGCCGGCTATGCAACCGGCGTCTTTGGCAAATGGCATTTGGGAGATCAGCCTGAGTTTCTGCCGACCCGGCAAGGTTTTGATACGTTCTTTGGTATTCCGTACAGCGATGACATGACCAAGGACCTCCGTCCCCAGTTGTGGCCCGAACTGCCGCTAATGCGAAACGAACAGGTGATCGAAGCGCCAGTTGATCGCGACTATTTGGTGAAGCGCTGCACGGAAGAAGCGATTCAATTTATCGAGCAAAACAAAGATCGCCCCTTCTTTGTTTACATTCCCCACACGATGCCTGGCTCGACGAAGCGTCCCTTCTCGAGTCCCGCGTTTCAAGGGAAATCAAAAAACGGCCCTTACGGCGACAGCGTCGAAGAACTTGATTGGAGCACAGGTCAAGTGATGGCGACGCTCAAGCGGCTCAATCTTGATGAGAACACGCTGGTCATCTGGACCAGTGACAACGGAGCGCCGCGCCGCAATCCGCCGCAAGGGAGCAACCTGCCGTATCAAGGGGATGGTTACAACACCAGTGAAGGCGCGATGCGGATGCCGTGCTTGATGCGGTGGCCGAAGAGGATCATTGCCGGTCGCACGACCGATGCGGTTTGCTCGACCATGGACCTGTTGCCGACGATCGCCAAGCTGGTGGGGGCTCCGCTGCCAGAGAACGATATTGATGGACACGAAATCAGCCGCATTGCGTTCGCTCGTCCTGAGTTCGGCCAGGAGTCGGTCGACTCTCCCTGGGACGAACAGGGATTCGCGTTTTACTACATGGATCAACTTCAGGCGATTCGCGCCGGACGCTGGAAGCTCTACCTTCCGCTCGATCCCAAGACAGGCCTTCGTCTTCCACCGGCGGCTAGCAAAGAGGGCAAAGTTGCGTTGTACGACGTTCGCAACGATGTCCACGAAGATCGAGAAGTCGCAGCCGAGCATCCCGATGTGGTCGCGCACCTTACCGAACTGGCTGCGCAGATACGCCGCGAGATTGGGGATGTGCGACAAGTGGGAACGGGGCGGCGCGAAGCTGGAAAGGTCGAAGATCCGCAACCGCTAATAAAGCCATAG
- the floA gene encoding flotillin-like protein FloA (flotillin-like protein involved in membrane lipid rafts), giving the protein MLIADFLDNFTPVIIFGMLVVAVIFLIIFGVMAFYFRLWIQSIWTGAGVGIWDLIGMSFRKVNPKTIVRSKIMAVQAGLGESTGITSKALEAHFLAGGNVPLVIRALIAANKAKTIQLTFREATAIDLAGRDVLEAVQTSVYPKVIDCPPRGSARPSLDAVAKDGIQLKVKARVTVRANLQKLIGGATEETIIGRVGEGIVSAIGSAETHSVVLENPDMISKTVLARRLDHNTAFEIVSIDIADIDVGENIGARLSADQAEADTRVARARAEGKRAMAVAAERENMAEIENAKAVLVEAEAEVPLAMAEAFQSGRLGIMDYYSLRNVQADTDMRKSIAISGSNPSK; this is encoded by the coding sequence ATGTTAATCGCCGACTTTTTGGACAACTTTACGCCCGTAATCATCTTTGGGATGTTGGTTGTTGCGGTCATTTTTCTGATCATTTTCGGCGTGATGGCCTTTTACTTCCGGCTTTGGATTCAATCGATCTGGACCGGAGCCGGCGTCGGCATCTGGGATTTGATCGGCATGTCGTTCCGCAAAGTGAATCCCAAGACGATCGTCCGCAGTAAAATCATGGCCGTGCAAGCCGGTCTGGGCGAAAGCACCGGCATCACCAGCAAAGCGCTGGAAGCCCACTTTCTGGCCGGCGGCAATGTCCCGCTGGTAATTCGCGCCTTGATCGCCGCGAACAAAGCGAAAACGATTCAATTGACCTTCCGCGAAGCGACCGCGATCGACTTGGCGGGACGCGACGTGCTGGAAGCGGTTCAGACCAGCGTTTATCCGAAAGTGATCGACTGCCCGCCGCGGGGTTCGGCGCGCCCTTCGCTGGATGCGGTGGCCAAAGACGGCATTCAGCTGAAGGTGAAAGCTCGCGTCACCGTGCGAGCCAACCTGCAAAAGCTGATCGGCGGCGCCACTGAAGAAACGATCATCGGCCGCGTCGGCGAAGGGATCGTCAGCGCGATCGGTTCGGCCGAAACCCATTCGGTCGTGCTCGAGAATCCCGACATGATCTCCAAGACGGTGCTCGCACGGCGTTTGGACCATAACACCGCGTTCGAGATCGTTTCGATCGACATCGCCGATATCGACGTCGGCGAGAACATTGGCGCTCGTTTGAGCGCCGACCAGGCCGAAGCCGATACTCGCGTCGCTCGGGCTCGCGCCGAAGGAAAACGCGCCATGGCGGTCGCCGCCGAACGAGAAAACATGGCCGAGATCGAAAACGCCAAAGCAGTCTTGGTCGAAGCCGAAGCGGAAGTCCCGCTGGCGATGGCCGAAGCGTTTCAATCAGGCCGGCTCGGCATCATGGACTATTACTCGCTACGCAACGTCCAGGCCGATACCGACATGCGAAAATCGATCGCGATCTCCGGTTCCAATCCGTCCAAGTAA
- a CDS encoding DUF1080 domain-containing protein, with translation MKRLTLLSLLFLALTAVSARAADDDKGWVSLTDGKSFDGWKINENEKAWSIKDGAFVANGSRSHLFYVGDDKPFKNFILNLKVMTKNNSNGGVYIHTKYQDENWPKHGFECQVNNSYNSDPRKTASLYAVKDVKEAPAGDDEYFDYTIEVKDKTVKLSINGKLVNEYTEPADAEAGKDFTRVFDKGTFALQAHDPGSTVYYKDIRVKRLP, from the coding sequence ATGAAGCGATTGACTCTACTCAGCTTGTTGTTCTTGGCCCTGACCGCGGTTTCGGCGCGTGCTGCGGATGACGATAAGGGCTGGGTCTCGCTGACCGACGGCAAGAGCTTCGATGGTTGGAAGATCAACGAGAATGAAAAAGCTTGGAGCATCAAGGATGGCGCGTTTGTCGCCAACGGCAGCCGAAGCCATCTGTTCTATGTCGGTGACGACAAGCCGTTCAAGAACTTCATTTTGAATCTCAAAGTGATGACCAAGAACAACAGCAACGGCGGCGTTTACATCCATACCAAGTACCAGGACGAAAACTGGCCGAAGCATGGTTTTGAATGCCAGGTGAACAACAGCTACAACTCGGACCCGCGTAAGACCGCTAGTCTGTACGCTGTCAAAGATGTGAAGGAAGCTCCGGCCGGCGATGACGAGTACTTTGACTACACGATCGAAGTCAAAGACAAGACCGTGAAATTGTCGATCAACGGCAAACTGGTCAACGAGTACACGGAACCGGCCGACGCCGAAGCGGGCAAAGATTTTACCCGCGTCTTTGACAAGGGAACCTTCGCACTGCAAGCGCATGATCCCGGCAGCACGGTGTACTACAAAGACATCCGCGTGAAACGTCTCCCGTAA
- a CDS encoding DUF1549 domain-containing protein, whose amino-acid sequence MVLRRFALVLLAACFAWPQLTQAADVLDVSKLPGILLDDAAAQKEGPWHDSTHSAPYVGAGYLHSGTSKMPDSNAPKSLTFATVVPEAGEYEVFLAYNGGANRAQQAPIIIQHQNGESRQRLNQRPGPKGPASFQSLGKFHFPSDEKAVVKITNDNPDGIIIADAVLLVAIKDLPKLKKFEAKTVDPGDKKAQQQKEELATAPPFERIETTGLHTLTPRELDELIESVAAIDNPTPLVDDESFLRRVTLDAIGRVPTEQEWRTFLEDPSSDKRAKLIDRLLASEEFGVNWANYWSDVFSYRTPQPELTFLSYNTPKHWLAEQLNKGVGWDQVSYQLLTGVGKVADNPAAFYVGYHQADVSRLAGESTRIFLGAQIQCAECHDHPFVDIPQERFHQMAAFFVRTKAELPWNDSTQIVVKSKPKGEHKMPETKQIMLPAVFDGEPLAQDTSDLERRAQLAKWVVSPENELFAKAYVNRMWDRLMDRPFCDPVDEITDLAGYPTLPEVHNAVAEHFVANRYDSKALLRLILNSQAYQRQLPKTDEHHGPLEASSPEKLRSDEIFASLAAAIDLPNLKGEQKKPTGDERFPPPPKSTQDLVRDAFGYDPSLGDQFRPQTMQQAMFMMNNRQLQAQIAADEGARTKLAKILADNPDDAQAIEKLFVNVLGRRPTDKDAQISRDYLKQVDDRRAAFEDLLWSLINSAEFTTRR is encoded by the coding sequence ATGGTGCTCCGTCGTTTCGCTCTCGTTCTGTTGGCGGCCTGTTTTGCTTGGCCCCAACTAACGCAAGCTGCTGACGTGTTAGACGTTTCGAAATTGCCGGGAATCTTGCTCGACGATGCGGCGGCGCAAAAGGAAGGTCCTTGGCACGACTCCACTCATTCCGCTCCCTACGTCGGCGCAGGCTATCTCCATAGCGGCACCTCCAAGATGCCCGACAGCAACGCGCCCAAGTCGCTGACCTTCGCCACCGTAGTGCCGGAAGCAGGCGAGTACGAAGTTTTTCTGGCGTACAACGGCGGAGCGAATCGGGCCCAGCAAGCGCCGATCATCATCCAGCACCAAAACGGCGAATCGCGCCAACGCCTGAATCAACGCCCCGGTCCTAAGGGCCCGGCGTCGTTCCAATCGCTTGGCAAGTTTCACTTTCCATCCGACGAAAAAGCGGTCGTCAAAATCACCAACGACAATCCCGACGGCATCATCATCGCCGACGCCGTCTTGCTCGTCGCGATCAAGGATTTGCCAAAGCTGAAAAAGTTTGAAGCCAAGACGGTCGATCCCGGTGATAAAAAGGCCCAGCAGCAAAAAGAAGAACTTGCGACAGCGCCGCCGTTTGAGCGAATCGAGACGACCGGGCTGCATACCCTCACGCCGCGCGAATTGGACGAGCTGATCGAATCGGTCGCCGCGATCGACAATCCAACCCCGTTGGTCGATGACGAGTCGTTCCTGCGCCGCGTCACCTTAGACGCGATCGGTCGCGTGCCGACCGAGCAAGAATGGCGAACGTTCCTAGAAGATCCTTCGTCTGACAAACGCGCCAAGTTGATCGACCGGCTGTTGGCGTCAGAAGAGTTTGGCGTCAACTGGGCGAACTATTGGAGCGACGTCTTTAGCTATCGCACGCCGCAACCGGAACTCACCTTCCTCTCGTATAACACGCCCAAACATTGGCTCGCCGAGCAACTCAACAAAGGCGTCGGCTGGGACCAGGTCAGCTATCAACTGCTGACCGGCGTCGGCAAAGTCGCCGATAACCCGGCCGCGTTTTATGTCGGCTATCATCAGGCCGACGTTTCACGTCTCGCCGGCGAGTCGACCCGCATCTTCCTGGGCGCCCAGATTCAATGCGCCGAGTGTCACGATCATCCGTTCGTTGACATTCCGCAGGAGCGGTTCCATCAGATGGCCGCCTTCTTCGTCCGCACCAAAGCCGAATTGCCTTGGAACGACAGCACCCAGATTGTCGTGAAGAGCAAGCCCAAGGGCGAACATAAGATGCCGGAAACAAAACAGATCATGTTGCCGGCCGTCTTTGACGGAGAGCCGCTCGCGCAAGACACCTCCGACTTGGAGCGTCGCGCTCAATTGGCCAAGTGGGTCGTTTCGCCCGAGAATGAGCTGTTCGCCAAAGCGTACGTCAATCGGATGTGGGATCGTCTGATGGATCGCCCCTTCTGCGATCCGGTGGATGAGATCACCGACCTGGCCGGTTACCCCACGCTGCCCGAAGTGCACAACGCGGTCGCCGAGCATTTTGTCGCCAACCGGTACGACTCCAAGGCGCTGTTGCGGTTGATCCTCAACAGCCAGGCCTATCAACGCCAACTGCCAAAGACCGATGAGCATCACGGCCCGCTAGAAGCTTCCTCTCCCGAGAAGCTGCGTAGCGACGAGATCTTCGCTTCGCTCGCCGCGGCGATTGATCTGCCGAACCTCAAGGGAGAACAAAAGAAGCCGACCGGCGATGAACGTTTTCCGCCTCCTCCCAAAAGTACGCAAGACCTGGTCCGCGACGCGTTTGGTTATGATCCGTCGCTTGGCGATCAGTTTCGCCCACAAACGATGCAGCAAGCGATGTTCATGATGAACAACCGCCAACTGCAAGCGCAGATCGCCGCCGACGAAGGCGCCCGCACCAAACTAGCGAAGATCTTGGCCGACAACCCCGACGACGCTCAGGCGATTGAAAAGCTATTCGTCAACGTGCTGGGTCGTCGCCCGACTGACAAAGACGCCCAGATCTCGCGCGACTACTTGAAGCAGGTCGACGATCGCCGCGCGGCGTTCGAGGATTTGCTTTGGAGCCTGATTAACTCGGCCGAATTCACCACTCGTCGCTAA
- a CDS encoding agmatine/peptidylarginine deiminase, producing the protein MAKLAGKPSELGYRWPAEWEPHVGTLLSWAHNRESWPDKFKPIPFVYQRLVETLSQFEPVHIQAAGDALEEAQRMVGHLPNVTLHPIATNDAWARDHGPIFLQSTAGEQPRAALDWRYNAWGGKYPPWDADDASAQLLLADLDIPYFEPGIILEGGAVEGNGAGVILTTEECLLNPNRNPTLSRDDMERYLRDYLCAEKVLWLGRGIVGDDTDGHIDELARFVAPNRIVAAYEPNPGDENHEPLAENFARLQAMTDQHGKPFEVIKLPMPQPKLVGEQRIPACYCNFYIANGVVIVPQFDDPADAGAVEVLRRCFPEREIVPLPALDLVWGLGAYHCITQQIMA; encoded by the coding sequence ATGGCGAAGTTGGCAGGAAAGCCCAGCGAGCTTGGCTATCGCTGGCCCGCCGAATGGGAACCGCATGTCGGCACGCTCCTCTCCTGGGCGCACAACCGCGAAAGCTGGCCCGACAAATTTAAGCCGATCCCGTTTGTCTACCAGCGTCTGGTCGAGACGTTGTCGCAGTTCGAGCCGGTCCATATTCAAGCCGCCGGCGATGCGCTGGAAGAAGCGCAGCGCATGGTCGGCCATCTCCCCAACGTCACGCTGCACCCCATCGCGACCAATGACGCGTGGGCCCGCGATCATGGGCCGATCTTCCTGCAATCGACCGCCGGTGAGCAACCGCGGGCGGCGCTCGATTGGCGCTACAACGCGTGGGGCGGCAAGTATCCGCCGTGGGACGCCGATGACGCTTCGGCCCAACTGCTGCTCGCCGATCTCGACATTCCCTACTTCGAGCCCGGCATCATCCTGGAAGGCGGCGCCGTCGAAGGGAACGGCGCCGGCGTGATCCTGACGACCGAAGAATGTCTGCTGAACCCCAATCGCAATCCGACGCTCTCTCGCGACGACATGGAGCGTTATCTGCGCGACTATCTTTGCGCAGAGAAAGTGCTGTGGCTCGGACGCGGCATCGTCGGCGACGACACCGACGGACACATTGATGAGTTGGCCCGCTTTGTCGCGCCCAACCGAATCGTCGCCGCCTACGAACCCAATCCCGGAGACGAGAATCACGAGCCGCTGGCCGAGAACTTTGCGCGCCTCCAGGCAATGACCGACCAGCACGGCAAGCCATTTGAAGTCATCAAGCTGCCGATGCCGCAACCCAAGCTGGTTGGCGAACAGCGGATTCCGGCTTGCTATTGCAACTTCTACATCGCCAACGGCGTGGTGATCGTCCCGCAGTTTGACGACCCGGCCGATGCGGGGGCCGTCGAAGTTTTGCGCCGCTGTTTTCCGGAACGCGAAATCGTCCCGCTGCCGGCGCTCGACCTGGTCTGGGGACTCGGCGCGTATCACTGCATCACGCAGCAGATCATGGCGTAG
- a CDS encoding FAD-dependent oxidoreductase has protein sequence MLLATCFTARLSAAEKSYDVVIYGGTSAAIAAAVQVKRMGKSVIVVSPDVHLGGLTSGGLGWTDSGNKAAIGGISREFYQRVRKHYDEPSAWRQQKPEQYSRYKKEEDAMWVFEPHVAEQIFEDLVAEYKIPVVRDAWLDRENGVVKQDGKIVAIKTLDGETYRGKIFMDTTYEGDLMAAAGVSYFVGREANSVYDETMDGVQTARARSHQFEYPVDPYVTPGDPSSGLLPKISADPPGEDGEGDKKLQAYCFRTCLTTAEDNMVPFPKPDGYDANDYALLARYLAGGWKGVFNKFDPAPNFKTDVNNHGGFSFDNIGMNYDYPEATYERRQEIIQEHEDYQIGLLYFLTNDPSVPADIQAEMKQWGLSKDEFVDNHNWPHQLYIREARRMVSDFVMSEQYLKALKPTPESIGLGSYNMDSHNTQRYVDEKGNVRNEGDIQVSPGGAYPISYLSIVPKRDECENLLVPVCVSSSHIAYGSIRMEPVFMILGQSAATAAVQAIEGSKAVQDVKYDQLSERLLADGQVLEMARKPKVSTVVLRAEDLPGIVVDDIDAETVGSWGESSVVQPYVGSGYRFNDPKSKSKATISFSTKLKPGRYDVRVSYSPSGNRASNVPVAIESGGESHPAKMNQRQNPEHDKAFTSVGQFDLDGETTVTISNDGADGYVIADAVSFVPVKK, from the coding sequence ATGCTGTTGGCGACCTGCTTCACCGCTCGCCTATCGGCGGCCGAAAAGAGTTATGACGTCGTCATTTATGGCGGTACGTCGGCGGCGATTGCGGCAGCCGTGCAGGTCAAACGGATGGGCAAGTCGGTGATTGTCGTTTCGCCGGACGTTCACTTGGGCGGACTTACCAGCGGCGGACTCGGCTGGACTGACAGCGGCAACAAAGCGGCGATCGGCGGCATCTCGCGCGAGTTCTATCAGCGCGTCCGCAAGCACTATGATGAGCCTTCCGCTTGGCGTCAGCAGAAGCCGGAGCAGTACAGCCGCTACAAGAAAGAGGAAGATGCGATGTGGGTCTTCGAACCGCATGTCGCGGAACAAATCTTTGAAGACCTGGTCGCCGAGTACAAGATTCCGGTCGTCCGCGACGCTTGGCTCGATCGCGAAAATGGCGTCGTCAAACAGGATGGCAAGATCGTCGCGATCAAAACCCTGGATGGCGAAACCTACCGCGGCAAGATCTTCATGGATACGACCTACGAAGGCGACCTGATGGCGGCCGCCGGCGTCTCGTACTTTGTCGGACGCGAAGCGAACAGCGTCTATGACGAAACGATGGACGGCGTGCAAACGGCCCGCGCTCGCTCGCATCAGTTTGAATACCCGGTCGATCCGTACGTCACGCCGGGCGATCCCAGCAGCGGTTTGCTCCCCAAGATTTCGGCCGACCCGCCGGGCGAAGATGGCGAAGGGGACAAGAAGCTGCAGGCCTACTGTTTCCGCACTTGCTTGACCACCGCCGAAGACAACATGGTTCCCTTCCCAAAACCAGACGGTTACGATGCGAACGACTACGCGCTGCTGGCCCGTTATCTGGCCGGCGGTTGGAAAGGGGTTTTCAACAAGTTTGACCCGGCGCCCAACTTCAAAACCGACGTCAACAATCATGGCGGTTTCTCGTTCGACAACATCGGCATGAACTATGACTATCCCGAAGCGACTTACGAACGCCGCCAAGAAATCATCCAAGAGCACGAAGATTATCAGATCGGTCTGCTCTACTTTCTGACGAACGATCCGAGCGTGCCGGCCGATATTCAAGCGGAAATGAAGCAGTGGGGGCTGTCGAAAGATGAGTTCGTCGACAACCACAACTGGCCGCACCAGCTTTACATTCGCGAAGCGCGCCGCATGGTCAGCGACTTTGTCATGTCTGAGCAATATCTGAAAGCGCTGAAGCCGACGCCAGAGTCGATCGGTCTGGGCTCGTACAACATGGACTCGCACAACACGCAGCGGTACGTCGACGAAAAAGGGAACGTCCGCAATGAAGGAGATATCCAGGTCAGTCCCGGCGGCGCCTATCCGATCAGCTATCTTTCGATCGTGCCGAAGCGGGACGAGTGCGAAAATCTGCTGGTGCCGGTCTGCGTTTCGTCCTCGCACATCGCCTATGGTTCGATCCGCATGGAGCCGGTCTTCATGATCCTGGGGCAATCGGCCGCGACGGCCGCCGTCCAAGCGATCGAAGGGAGCAAAGCGGTGCAGGACGTGAAGTACGACCAGCTGAGCGAACGCTTGTTGGCCGACGGTCAGGTGCTGGAGATGGCTCGCAAGCCGAAAGTCTCGACCGTGGTGTTGCGTGCGGAAGACTTGCCGGGGATCGTTGTTGATGATATTGACGCCGAGACGGTCGGATCGTGGGGAGAAAGCAGCGTCGTGCAGCCGTACGTCGGCAGCGGCTATCGCTTTAACGACCCCAAGTCAAAATCCAAAGCGACGATTTCGTTCAGCACGAAACTGAAGCCGGGTCGTTATGACGTTCGCGTCTCCTATTCGCCCAGCGGCAATCGAGCCAGCAACGTCCCGGTCGCGATCGAGTCAGGCGGCGAGTCGCACCCGGCGAAAATGAACCAGCGCCAAAACCCGGAGCATGACAAAGCGTTTACGTCGGTCGGTCAGTTCGATCTGGACGGCGAAACGACCGTCACGATCAGCAACGACGGCGCCGATGGTTATGTGATTGCCGATGCGGTCTCGTTTGTGCCGGTGAAAAAATAA